The following coding sequences lie in one Streptomyces venezuelae genomic window:
- a CDS encoding BCCT family transporter, translating into MSTEMIDQPRPGDGPTGPPPGGPDSAEGSPPDGTPDYLVVGVGVAAVLGVVAWAALGKHSFDRASDSALGWVLDNFAWLFVIAADVFLVLCVGLALSRFGRIRLGTDDARPEFTNLAWIAMMFSAGMGIGLMFYGVGEPLTHYLDPPPSSTAGPRSGGAARTALEYSFFHWTLTPWAIYGIVGLALAYAGFRKGRGNRLSSVFVPLIGARRAAGLPGRIIDLLAVFATVFGTATSLGVGALQVATGLNLTTGVESSTTLQLIIIVSLGAAFVLSAFSGVHKGVKWLSTLNIVLAACLMLFVFVLGPTVYILDAIPASVGGYLHQLLPMASRTGAFTDSGWLGSWTVFYWAWWLSWAPFVGTFIARISHGRTIREFLIGVLLVPSGATVVWFCVMGGTGIRLDATGKVDMAAKVEEGAESSLFAMLDALPLGTVTSWVAMLLVMTYFVTSADSASLVMGSLSSRGSLHPPTWLVVTWGVLMAAVAAVLLVAGGLDSLQSATILVALPFVVVMLTLCWALLKELRGDPGAGPARGQALHGLRDAVRTMVGEAITEQGPDRHPRLRRIARSRGQDGD; encoded by the coding sequence ATGAGTACGGAAATGATCGATCAGCCCCGTCCTGGTGACGGTCCGACGGGCCCTCCCCCGGGCGGTCCGGACTCCGCGGAAGGATCGCCTCCGGACGGCACCCCCGACTACCTCGTCGTCGGTGTCGGCGTCGCCGCGGTGCTCGGGGTGGTGGCCTGGGCGGCGCTCGGCAAACACTCCTTCGACCGCGCCTCCGACAGCGCGCTCGGCTGGGTCCTCGACAACTTCGCCTGGCTCTTCGTGATCGCCGCGGACGTCTTCCTCGTCCTGTGCGTGGGCCTGGCGCTGAGCCGCTTCGGCCGGATCCGTCTCGGCACGGACGACGCGCGGCCCGAGTTCACGAACCTCGCGTGGATCGCGATGATGTTCAGCGCGGGCATGGGCATCGGCCTGATGTTCTACGGCGTCGGCGAGCCCCTGACCCACTACCTGGACCCCCCGCCGTCCTCGACCGCCGGACCCCGCTCCGGCGGCGCGGCCCGCACCGCCCTGGAGTACTCCTTCTTCCACTGGACGCTGACGCCCTGGGCGATCTACGGCATCGTCGGCCTCGCCCTCGCCTACGCGGGCTTCCGCAAGGGCCGCGGCAACCGGCTCAGCTCCGTCTTCGTACCGCTCATCGGCGCGCGGCGGGCGGCGGGCCTGCCCGGCAGGATCATCGACCTGCTCGCGGTCTTCGCCACCGTCTTCGGCACGGCCACCAGCCTCGGCGTCGGCGCGCTCCAGGTCGCCACGGGACTCAACCTCACGACGGGCGTGGAGAGTTCGACCACCCTGCAGCTCATCATCATCGTCTCCCTCGGCGCCGCCTTCGTGCTGTCGGCCTTCTCCGGGGTGCACAAGGGCGTGAAGTGGCTCAGCACCCTCAACATCGTGCTGGCCGCCTGCCTGATGCTGTTCGTCTTCGTCCTCGGGCCGACCGTCTACATCCTGGACGCCATCCCGGCGAGCGTCGGCGGCTACCTCCACCAGCTGCTCCCGATGGCCTCGCGCACCGGCGCCTTCACCGACAGCGGCTGGCTCGGCTCCTGGACGGTCTTCTACTGGGCGTGGTGGCTGTCCTGGGCCCCCTTCGTCGGCACGTTCATCGCCCGTATCTCGCACGGCCGGACGATCCGCGAGTTCCTGATCGGCGTGCTCCTCGTGCCGAGCGGCGCGACCGTCGTCTGGTTCTGCGTGATGGGCGGCACCGGCATCAGGCTCGACGCGACCGGCAAGGTCGACATGGCGGCGAAGGTCGAGGAAGGGGCGGAGTCCTCGCTCTTCGCGATGCTGGACGCGCTGCCGCTCGGCACGGTCACCTCGTGGGTCGCGATGCTCCTCGTGATGACGTACTTCGTCACGAGCGCCGACTCCGCGTCGCTGGTGATGGGCTCGCTCAGCAGCCGCGGCTCCCTGCACCCCCCGACCTGGCTGGTCGTCACGTGGGGCGTCCTCATGGCGGCGGTGGCCGCGGTGCTCCTGGTCGCGGGCGGTCTCGACTCGCTGCAGAGCGCGACGATCCTGGTGGCGCTGCCGTTCGTCGTGGTGATGCTGACGCTGTGCTGGGCGCTCCTGAAGGAGCTGCGCGGCGATCCGGGCGCGGGCCCCGCACGCGGCCAGGCGCTGCACGGGCTGCGGGACGCGGTGCGCACGATGGTCGGCGAGGCGATCACCGAGCAGGGCCCGGACCGGCACCCGCGGCTCCGCCGGATCGCCAGGTCCCGCGGTCAGGACGGCGACTGA
- a CDS encoding glycerate kinase: MADAASRAGHEQQAQRVLIAADKFKGSLTAVQVAERVTAGLHRVAPGVTVEALPVADGGDGTVAAAVAGGFERREVRVTGPLGNAVTAAYALKDGTAVVEMAEASGLQLLPEGVFAPLTSTTYGSGELIRAALDAGARTIVFGVGGSATTDGGAGMLAALGARFLDADGEPVAPGGGPLKDLATADLSGLDPRLKDVEIVLASDVDNPLTGPKGAPAVYGPQKGAEPADVAALDAALAHYATVLEKTIGPKAAEYAQSPGAGAAGGIGYGALVGLGAGFRPGIEVMLDVLGFAPALERATLVITGEGSLDEQTLHGKAPAGVAAAARAAGIEVVAVCGRLALAPEVLGKAGIRRAYALTDVEPDVARCIAEAGPILETVAEGIARDFLV; the protein is encoded by the coding sequence GTGGCGGACGCTGCAAGCAGGGCGGGACACGAGCAGCAGGCGCAGCGCGTGCTCATCGCCGCGGACAAGTTCAAGGGATCGCTCACGGCCGTGCAGGTCGCCGAGCGGGTGACGGCCGGGCTGCACCGGGTCGCCCCCGGCGTCACGGTCGAGGCGCTGCCGGTCGCCGACGGCGGCGACGGCACGGTCGCCGCGGCCGTCGCGGGCGGCTTCGAGCGCCGCGAGGTGCGCGTCACGGGACCGCTCGGCAACGCGGTGACGGCGGCTTACGCGCTGAAGGACGGCACCGCCGTGGTGGAGATGGCCGAGGCGTCGGGCCTCCAGCTGCTCCCCGAGGGCGTCTTCGCGCCTCTCACCTCCACGACGTACGGCTCCGGAGAGCTGATCCGCGCGGCGCTCGACGCGGGCGCCCGCACCATCGTCTTCGGCGTCGGCGGCAGCGCCACGACCGACGGCGGCGCCGGCATGCTGGCCGCGCTCGGCGCGCGGTTCCTGGACGCCGACGGCGAGCCCGTCGCGCCCGGCGGCGGCCCGCTGAAGGACCTGGCGACCGCCGACCTGTCGGGCCTCGACCCACGTCTGAAGGACGTCGAGATCGTCCTCGCCAGCGACGTCGACAACCCGCTGACCGGCCCGAAGGGCGCCCCGGCCGTCTACGGACCGCAGAAGGGTGCCGAGCCCGCGGACGTCGCCGCGCTGGACGCCGCGCTCGCCCACTACGCCACGGTCCTGGAGAAGACGATCGGCCCGAAGGCCGCGGAGTACGCGCAGTCGCCGGGCGCCGGCGCCGCGGGCGGCATCGGGTACGGCGCGCTGGTCGGTCTCGGCGCGGGCTTCCGGCCCGGCATCGAGGTCATGCTCGACGTGCTCGGCTTCGCGCCCGCCCTGGAGCGGGCGACGCTCGTCATCACCGGTGAGGGCTCGCTCGACGAGCAGACCCTGCACGGCAAGGCACCGGCGGGCGTGGCCGCCGCCGCGCGGGCCGCCGGAATCGAAGTGGTCGCGGTCTGCGGCCGCCTCGCGCTCGCCCCGGAAGTCCTCGGCAAGGCGGGCATCCGCCGCGCGTACGCCCTGACCGACGTCGAGCCGGACGTGGCGCGGTGCATCGCCGAGGCGGGCCCGATCCTGGAGACGGTGGCGGAGGGCATCGCCCGCGACTTCCTGGTCTGA